A genomic region of Thermodesulfobium narugense DSM 14796 contains the following coding sequences:
- the tilS gene encoding tRNA lysidine(34) synthetase TilS, translating to MYIKTEIDKIICHIDSVLNNYNLKFSNPCIAISGGADSVFLTYILSRLKSKDDFILLHFDHGWRKKDLILERNLIINYAEKYNFRIIFGSSGNTGSLNEEDARKRRFAFFCNIMDKINSNVLFTGHNLNDRFETFLWNICRGTGIRGILSLKEIRQFGKINIISPLIHLKRDKIRTFCEYLKLDYISDFYNDDIRYKRVFIRKEITPRIENVWQNSLEHFDSFIKLAEDEDCYLEKITNEIYGKVVLSMPWANIILLKELLKFDIALIRRVILKFLHSLDISYNFNEVNLLCKFLQKNENLSLPSFKDFGVYKNKNIFSLYDRSFVKGYPWDKIPKELGISINNPLEEKIFLEIRFFKNSDFVIINGKKIYLNNFFNKKNNFFYKFVPMIFYKNVLKWAPFEYCDENFFKNYNIKIICDDFLEKFRLSWRQRNDRNNN from the coding sequence ATGTATATTAAAACTGAAATAGACAAAATCATTTGCCATATCGATAGTGTTTTAAATAACTACAATCTCAAATTTTCAAATCCATGCATAGCTATTTCAGGTGGAGCTGATTCTGTCTTTCTGACTTATATACTTTCAAGACTTAAATCTAAAGACGACTTTATATTACTTCACTTTGATCATGGATGGAGAAAAAAGGATCTAATTCTTGAAAGGAATTTGATAATTAATTATGCAGAAAAATATAATTTTAGAATTATTTTTGGCTCTTCGGGAAATACTGGGAGTTTAAATGAAGAAGATGCAAGAAAAAGAAGATTTGCTTTTTTTTGTAACATTATGGATAAGATAAATTCAAATGTTTTATTTACAGGACACAATTTGAATGATAGGTTTGAGACATTTTTGTGGAATATTTGTCGTGGAACAGGAATTAGGGGGATTCTATCTTTGAAAGAAATAAGACAATTTGGGAAAATAAATATTATTAGTCCCTTAATACATTTAAAAAGGGATAAAATAAGGACTTTTTGCGAGTATTTGAAGCTAGATTATATATCTGATTTTTATAATGATGATATACGCTACAAAAGGGTATTTATTAGGAAGGAAATAACTCCAAGAATAGAGAATGTTTGGCAAAATTCCTTAGAACACTTTGATTCTTTTATTAAACTGGCAGAAGACGAAGATTGTTACCTAGAAAAGATTACAAACGAGATATATGGAAAAGTTGTCCTTTCTATGCCATGGGCTAATATTATCCTTTTAAAGGAATTATTAAAATTTGATATTGCCTTAATACGCAGGGTTATATTGAAATTTTTACATTCTTTAGATATATCTTATAACTTTAATGAAGTTAATTTGTTATGCAAATTTCTACAAAAGAATGAAAATCTTTCTTTGCCTTCTTTTAAAGATTTTGGAGTTTATAAAAATAAAAATATTTTTTCGTTGTACGACCGGTCTTTTGTAAAGGGATACCCATGGGATAAAATACCTAAAGAGTTGGGCATATCTATTAATAACCCATTAGAAGAAAAAATTTTTCTAGAAATAAGGTTTTTTAAAAATTCTGACTTTGTAATTATAAACGGAAAAAAGATTTATTTAAATAATTTTTTTAACAAAAAAAATAATTTTTTTTACAAATTTGTGCCAATGATATTTTATAAAAACGTTCTCAAATGGGCTCCATTTGAATATTGTGATGAGAATTTTTTTAAAAATTATAATATTAAAATTATTTGCGATGATTTTTTGGAAAAGTTTAGATTATCGTGGAGGCAGAGAAATGACAGGAACAATAATTAA